In the genome of Fulvivirga maritima, one region contains:
- a CDS encoding SLC13 family permease: protein MKKIRLLFLVLGPLLFSILLLCQNSAYLTPEIWRVLAVAIWMVSWWISEATPIAVTALLPMVLLPLLNIFKISEATAPYASSIIFLFMGGFMIALAMEKHNLHLRIALNLVKITGTSGNGIILGFMLATALLSMWISNTATAVMMLPVASSVVNLLGESNLKMGQSQKKFALSLMLIIAYSANIGGTITLIGTPPNVVMTGYLNEILHYQMAFSQWFIIGLPTGIGLLLVTYFLITRVLYPNNLKKIEGSEVLIKNKLEELGKTSKEEKMVLTIFALTALGWIFKNQINNLIGAPLLSDTITAMIGGLLMFIIPADIKKAGFLLKWDDTKKLPWGILILFGGGMCLARGLEKVGVIEAVGEYMSNYKDVNHFLLIGITTGMVLFLTEIMSNVALVTIFIPVAIGIAQGLGINPLLLVVPSTLASSCAFMMPISTPPNAIVFASGHIKMKEMMKAGILINIFAIIFLTIITYIFINAYFTPT, encoded by the coding sequence ATGAAAAAAATACGTCTACTATTCCTTGTATTAGGTCCTTTATTATTTTCAATATTATTGCTCTGCCAAAACTCTGCCTACTTAACTCCTGAAATATGGCGGGTGCTGGCCGTAGCCATCTGGATGGTCTCCTGGTGGATATCAGAAGCTACACCCATAGCTGTTACGGCTTTGCTCCCTATGGTTTTGCTTCCCCTTCTCAATATTTTCAAAATCAGTGAAGCCACAGCACCCTATGCCAGCTCTATTATTTTTCTATTTATGGGTGGCTTTATGATTGCCCTGGCTATGGAAAAGCACAACCTCCACTTAAGGATAGCCCTGAACCTGGTGAAAATCACCGGCACAAGTGGCAATGGTATTATTCTGGGCTTCATGCTGGCCACCGCCCTGCTCAGCATGTGGATTAGCAATACAGCCACTGCTGTAATGATGCTGCCAGTAGCCTCTTCTGTAGTTAACCTTCTAGGTGAAAGCAACCTTAAAATGGGGCAGTCTCAGAAAAAATTCGCCTTATCTCTTATGCTCATTATTGCCTACTCAGCTAATATAGGCGGCACTATTACGCTCATAGGCACTCCCCCAAATGTAGTAATGACGGGCTACCTAAACGAAATTTTACATTATCAAATGGCTTTTAGCCAATGGTTTATCATAGGCCTCCCTACCGGCATTGGGCTGCTGCTGGTCACTTACTTTCTCATTACCAGAGTGCTGTACCCTAATAACCTCAAAAAAATTGAGGGTTCAGAAGTGCTTATCAAAAATAAGCTCGAGGAACTGGGTAAAACCTCTAAAGAAGAAAAAATGGTGCTTACCATATTTGCCCTTACCGCCCTGGGCTGGATCTTTAAAAATCAAATCAATAATTTAATTGGTGCACCCCTGCTATCGGATACTATAACCGCCATGATAGGCGGCCTACTCATGTTCATTATTCCTGCTGACATAAAAAAGGCGGGCTTCCTCCTGAAATGGGATGACACTAAAAAGTTGCCTTGGGGCATACTTATACTCTTTGGTGGCGGCATGTGCCTGGCCAGAGGCCTAGAAAAGGTAGGTGTAATAGAAGCTGTAGGAGAGTATATGAGTAACTATAAAGATGTAAATCACTTTCTCCTGATAGGTATCACTACCGGAATGGTGCTCTTTCTTACTGAAATAATGAGTAATGTGGCTCTAGTTACCATTTTCATACCCGTAGCCATAGGTATTGCTCAGGGTCTGGGCATTAACCCACTACTGCTGGTAGTGCCTTCTACCCTAGCCTCAAGCTGTGCGTTTATGATGCCTATTTCTACACCTCCAAACGCCATTGTATTTGCCAGCGGTCATATAAAAATGAAAGAGATGATGAAGGCAGGAATCCTAATTAACATTTTTGCTATTATCTTCCTTACCATTATCACCTATATTTTTATAAACGCATATTTTACACCTACTTAA